Proteins found in one Drosophila busckii strain San Diego stock center, stock number 13000-0081.31 chromosome 2R, ASM1175060v1, whole genome shotgun sequence genomic segment:
- the LOC108596285 gene encoding tumor protein D52 isoform X11 codes for MEDLSYDKVFEEVVFQGDNTGNLTEPTSPAASVASAEIAAEFAALTVEEKEQRRAEWSQELARVEEEINTLRTVLASKTRHASDLKRKLGITVWKELTDDVNQGVKNLKESHVFQRTESVLKTTGEKTASVFSTITGGITSKLSQMKNSDSMRSIEASVGSAYENVKTKVTSRSGSVSSFPDALDENNTSSGMNSPTDSLTK; via the exons ATGGAGGACC TTT CCTATGATAAAGTCTTTGAGGAAGTTGTCTTCCAAGGAG ATAATACAGGCAACTTGACGGAGCCCACATCTCCAGCTGCTTCAGTTGCATCGGCAGAAATTGCTGCAGAGTTTGCTGCGCTTACCGTTGAGGAGAAGGAACAGCGTCGCGCCGAATGGAGCCAG gAGCTGGCACGCGTTGAAGAAGAAATCAACACGCTGCGCACGGTGCTGGCATCCAAGACGCGCCATGCATCCGATCTCAAGCGTAAACTGGGCATTACCGTCTGGAAGGAGCTAACCGACGATGTCAATCAGGGCGTCAAGAACCTCAAAGAGAGTCACGT tTTCCAACGCACCGAATCTGTGCTCAAGACAACAGGCGAGAAAACAGCATCGGTCTTCAGCACCATTACCGGTGGGATTACATCGAAATTGTCACAAATGAAAAACTCTGATTCGATGCGTTCTATTGAAGCTTCGGTGGGCTCAGCCTATGAGAACGTTAAA ACGAAAGTGACATCTCGTTCGGGTTCGGTTTCCAGTTTCCCAGATGCTCTAGATGAGAACAACACATCATCGGGAATGAACTCACCCACAGACTCtctaacaaaataa
- the LOC108596285 gene encoding tumor protein D54 isoform X9, whose translation MEDHNTGNLTEPTSPAASVASAEIAAEFAALTVEEKEQRRAEWSQELARVEEEINTLRTVLASKTRHASDLKRKLGITVWKELTDDVNQGVKNLKESHVYQSMEQSVGSLSKAVHEAPLFQRTESVLKTTGEKTASVFSTITGGITSKLSQMKNSDSMRSIEASVGSAYENVKVSYEHNNFLCQSHATKVTSRSGSVSSFPDALDENNTSSGMNSPTDSLTK comes from the exons ATGGAGGACC ATAATACAGGCAACTTGACGGAGCCCACATCTCCAGCTGCTTCAGTTGCATCGGCAGAAATTGCTGCAGAGTTTGCTGCGCTTACCGTTGAGGAGAAGGAACAGCGTCGCGCCGAATGGAGCCAG gAGCTGGCACGCGTTGAAGAAGAAATCAACACGCTGCGCACGGTGCTGGCATCCAAGACGCGCCATGCATCCGATCTCAAGCGTAAACTGGGCATTACCGTCTGGAAGGAGCTAACCGACGATGTCAATCAGGGCGTCAAGAACCTCAAAGAGAGTCACGT ttaccAATCTATGGAGCAAAGTGTAGGCAGCTTATCTAAAGCCGTACATGAGGCACCGCT tTTCCAACGCACCGAATCTGTGCTCAAGACAACAGGCGAGAAAACAGCATCGGTCTTCAGCACCATTACCGGTGGGATTACATCGAAATTGTCACAAATGAAAAACTCTGATTCGATGCGTTCTATTGAAGCTTCGGTGGGCTCAGCCTATGAGAACGTTAAAGTAAGCTATgaacacaacaattttttgtgccAATCTCATGCg ACGAAAGTGACATCTCGTTCGGGTTCGGTTTCCAGTTTCCCAGATGCTCTAGATGAGAACAACACATCATCGGGAATGAACTCACCCACAGACTCtctaacaaaataa
- the LOC108596285 gene encoding tumor protein D54 isoform X8, with translation MEDLYNTGNLTEPTSPAASVASAEIAAEFAALTVEEKEQRRAEWSQELARVEEEINTLRTVLASKTRHASDLKRKLGITVWKELTDDVNQGVKNLKESHVYQSMEQSVGSLSKAVHEAPLFQRTESVLKTTGEKTASVFSTITGGITSKLSQMKNSDSMRSIEASVGSAYENVKVSYEHNNFLCQSHATKVTSRSGSVSSFPDALDENNTSSGMNSPTDSLTK, from the exons ATGGAGGACC TTT ATAATACAGGCAACTTGACGGAGCCCACATCTCCAGCTGCTTCAGTTGCATCGGCAGAAATTGCTGCAGAGTTTGCTGCGCTTACCGTTGAGGAGAAGGAACAGCGTCGCGCCGAATGGAGCCAG gAGCTGGCACGCGTTGAAGAAGAAATCAACACGCTGCGCACGGTGCTGGCATCCAAGACGCGCCATGCATCCGATCTCAAGCGTAAACTGGGCATTACCGTCTGGAAGGAGCTAACCGACGATGTCAATCAGGGCGTCAAGAACCTCAAAGAGAGTCACGT ttaccAATCTATGGAGCAAAGTGTAGGCAGCTTATCTAAAGCCGTACATGAGGCACCGCT tTTCCAACGCACCGAATCTGTGCTCAAGACAACAGGCGAGAAAACAGCATCGGTCTTCAGCACCATTACCGGTGGGATTACATCGAAATTGTCACAAATGAAAAACTCTGATTCGATGCGTTCTATTGAAGCTTCGGTGGGCTCAGCCTATGAGAACGTTAAAGTAAGCTATgaacacaacaattttttgtgccAATCTCATGCg ACGAAAGTGACATCTCGTTCGGGTTCGGTTTCCAGTTTCCCAGATGCTCTAGATGAGAACAACACATCATCGGGAATGAACTCACCCACAGACTCtctaacaaaataa
- the LOC108596285 gene encoding tumor protein D52 isoform X5: MSSESEPVSLEFIEDSYLPRIDDITTTPSLDELELCPTSDAIYWCDETDQYLRNLTLDDIFYDVDNDYANTLELQAVETEFIAAKLANQTPSMSIAKRFRLKFFAKRSMRDVKVTFIDFSKPYLAKISNSENYKRFLTIGHGAKDNTGNLTEPTSPAASVASAEIAAEFAALTVEEKEQRRAEWSQELARVEEEINTLRTVLASKTRHASDLKRKLGITVWKELTDDVNQGVKNLKESHVFQRTESVLKTTGEKTASVFSTITGGITSKLSQMKNSDSMRSIEASVGSAYENVKTKVTSRSGSVSSFPDALDENNTSSGMNSPTDSLTK; this comes from the exons atgagcagTGAATCTGAGCCCGTTAGCCTCGAGTTCATTGAGGATTCTTATCTGCCGCGCATAGATGACATCACCACAACACCATCTTTAGATGAACTGGAGCTATGCCCCACAAGCGATGCAATTTATTGGTGCGATGAAACAGATCAATATCTGCGTAATCTAACGCTCGACGACATCTTCTACGATGTGGACAATGATTATGCCAATACGCTGGAGCTGCAAGCAGTCGAAACGGAATTCATTGCAGCCAAATTGGCCAACCAAACACCTTCAATGTCAATTGCAAAACGTTTTCGCTTAAAGTTCTTTGCCAAGCGCTCGATGCGCGATGTTAAGGTCACCTTCATAGACTTTTCGAAACCCTATCTGGCCAAAATATCAAATAGCGAGAATTATAAAAGATTTCTGACCATTGGTCATGGTGCTAAAG ATAATACAGGCAACTTGACGGAGCCCACATCTCCAGCTGCTTCAGTTGCATCGGCAGAAATTGCTGCAGAGTTTGCTGCGCTTACCGTTGAGGAGAAGGAACAGCGTCGCGCCGAATGGAGCCAG gAGCTGGCACGCGTTGAAGAAGAAATCAACACGCTGCGCACGGTGCTGGCATCCAAGACGCGCCATGCATCCGATCTCAAGCGTAAACTGGGCATTACCGTCTGGAAGGAGCTAACCGACGATGTCAATCAGGGCGTCAAGAACCTCAAAGAGAGTCACGT tTTCCAACGCACCGAATCTGTGCTCAAGACAACAGGCGAGAAAACAGCATCGGTCTTCAGCACCATTACCGGTGGGATTACATCGAAATTGTCACAAATGAAAAACTCTGATTCGATGCGTTCTATTGAAGCTTCGGTGGGCTCAGCCTATGAGAACGTTAAA ACGAAAGTGACATCTCGTTCGGGTTCGGTTTCCAGTTTCCCAGATGCTCTAGATGAGAACAACACATCATCGGGAATGAACTCACCCACAGACTCtctaacaaaataa
- the LOC108596285 gene encoding tumor protein D52 isoform X13: MEDHNTGNLTEPTSPAASVASAEIAAEFAALTVEEKEQRRAEWSQELARVEEEINTLRTVLASKTRHASDLKRKLGITVWKELTDDVNQGVKNLKESHVFQRTESVLKTTGEKTASVFSTITGGITSKLSQMKNSDSMRSIEASVGSAYENVKTKVTSRSGSVSSFPDALDENNTSSGMNSPTDSLTK, from the exons ATGGAGGACC ATAATACAGGCAACTTGACGGAGCCCACATCTCCAGCTGCTTCAGTTGCATCGGCAGAAATTGCTGCAGAGTTTGCTGCGCTTACCGTTGAGGAGAAGGAACAGCGTCGCGCCGAATGGAGCCAG gAGCTGGCACGCGTTGAAGAAGAAATCAACACGCTGCGCACGGTGCTGGCATCCAAGACGCGCCATGCATCCGATCTCAAGCGTAAACTGGGCATTACCGTCTGGAAGGAGCTAACCGACGATGTCAATCAGGGCGTCAAGAACCTCAAAGAGAGTCACGT tTTCCAACGCACCGAATCTGTGCTCAAGACAACAGGCGAGAAAACAGCATCGGTCTTCAGCACCATTACCGGTGGGATTACATCGAAATTGTCACAAATGAAAAACTCTGATTCGATGCGTTCTATTGAAGCTTCGGTGGGCTCAGCCTATGAGAACGTTAAA ACGAAAGTGACATCTCGTTCGGGTTCGGTTTCCAGTTTCCCAGATGCTCTAGATGAGAACAACACATCATCGGGAATGAACTCACCCACAGACTCtctaacaaaataa
- the LOC108596285 gene encoding tumor protein D54 isoform X7: MEDLSYDKVFEEVVFQGDNTGNLTEPTSPAASVASAEIAAEFAALTVEEKEQRRAEWSQELARVEEEINTLRTVLASKTRHASDLKRKLGITVWKELTDDVNQGVKNLKESHVYQSMEQSVGSLSKAVHEAPLFQRTESVLKTTGEKTASVFSTITGGITSKLSQMKNSDSMRSIEASVGSAYENVKVSYEHNNFLCQSHATKVTSRSGSVSSFPDALDENNTSSGMNSPTDSLTK, from the exons ATGGAGGACC TTT CCTATGATAAAGTCTTTGAGGAAGTTGTCTTCCAAGGAG ATAATACAGGCAACTTGACGGAGCCCACATCTCCAGCTGCTTCAGTTGCATCGGCAGAAATTGCTGCAGAGTTTGCTGCGCTTACCGTTGAGGAGAAGGAACAGCGTCGCGCCGAATGGAGCCAG gAGCTGGCACGCGTTGAAGAAGAAATCAACACGCTGCGCACGGTGCTGGCATCCAAGACGCGCCATGCATCCGATCTCAAGCGTAAACTGGGCATTACCGTCTGGAAGGAGCTAACCGACGATGTCAATCAGGGCGTCAAGAACCTCAAAGAGAGTCACGT ttaccAATCTATGGAGCAAAGTGTAGGCAGCTTATCTAAAGCCGTACATGAGGCACCGCT tTTCCAACGCACCGAATCTGTGCTCAAGACAACAGGCGAGAAAACAGCATCGGTCTTCAGCACCATTACCGGTGGGATTACATCGAAATTGTCACAAATGAAAAACTCTGATTCGATGCGTTCTATTGAAGCTTCGGTGGGCTCAGCCTATGAGAACGTTAAAGTAAGCTATgaacacaacaattttttgtgccAATCTCATGCg ACGAAAGTGACATCTCGTTCGGGTTCGGTTTCCAGTTTCCCAGATGCTCTAGATGAGAACAACACATCATCGGGAATGAACTCACCCACAGACTCtctaacaaaataa
- the LOC108596285 gene encoding tumor protein D52 isoform X10, producing MEDHNTGNLTEPTSPAASVASAEIAAEFAALTVEEKEQRRAEWSQELARVEEEINTLRTVLASKTRHASDLKRKLGITVWKELTDDVNQGVKNLKESHVYQSMEQSVGSLSKAVHEAPLFQRTESVLKTTGEKTASVFSTITGGITSKLSQMKNSDSMRSIEASVGSAYENVKTKVTSRSGSVSSFPDALDENNTSSGMNSPTDSLTK from the exons ATGGAGGACC ATAATACAGGCAACTTGACGGAGCCCACATCTCCAGCTGCTTCAGTTGCATCGGCAGAAATTGCTGCAGAGTTTGCTGCGCTTACCGTTGAGGAGAAGGAACAGCGTCGCGCCGAATGGAGCCAG gAGCTGGCACGCGTTGAAGAAGAAATCAACACGCTGCGCACGGTGCTGGCATCCAAGACGCGCCATGCATCCGATCTCAAGCGTAAACTGGGCATTACCGTCTGGAAGGAGCTAACCGACGATGTCAATCAGGGCGTCAAGAACCTCAAAGAGAGTCACGT ttaccAATCTATGGAGCAAAGTGTAGGCAGCTTATCTAAAGCCGTACATGAGGCACCGCT tTTCCAACGCACCGAATCTGTGCTCAAGACAACAGGCGAGAAAACAGCATCGGTCTTCAGCACCATTACCGGTGGGATTACATCGAAATTGTCACAAATGAAAAACTCTGATTCGATGCGTTCTATTGAAGCTTCGGTGGGCTCAGCCTATGAGAACGTTAAA ACGAAAGTGACATCTCGTTCGGGTTCGGTTTCCAGTTTCCCAGATGCTCTAGATGAGAACAACACATCATCGGGAATGAACTCACCCACAGACTCtctaacaaaataa
- the LOC108596285 gene encoding uncharacterized protein LOC108596285 isoform X1, producing the protein MSSESEPVSLEFIEDSYLPRIDDITTTPSLDELELCPTSDAIYWCDETDQYLRNLTLDDIFYDVDNDYANTLELQAVETEFIAAKLANQTPSMSIAKRFRLKFFAKRSMRDVKVTFIDFSKPYLAKISNSENYKRFLTIGHGAKDNTGNLTEPTSPAASVASAEIAAEFAALTVEEKEQRRAEWSQELARVEEEINTLRTVLASKTRHASDLKRKLGITVWKELTDDVNQGVKNLKESHVYQSMEQSVGSLSKAVHEAPLFQRTESVLKTTGEKTASVFSTITGGITSKLSQMKNSDSMRSIEASVGSAYENVKVSYEHNNFLCQSHATKVTSRSGSVSSFPDALDENNTSSGMNSPTDSLTK; encoded by the exons atgagcagTGAATCTGAGCCCGTTAGCCTCGAGTTCATTGAGGATTCTTATCTGCCGCGCATAGATGACATCACCACAACACCATCTTTAGATGAACTGGAGCTATGCCCCACAAGCGATGCAATTTATTGGTGCGATGAAACAGATCAATATCTGCGTAATCTAACGCTCGACGACATCTTCTACGATGTGGACAATGATTATGCCAATACGCTGGAGCTGCAAGCAGTCGAAACGGAATTCATTGCAGCCAAATTGGCCAACCAAACACCTTCAATGTCAATTGCAAAACGTTTTCGCTTAAAGTTCTTTGCCAAGCGCTCGATGCGCGATGTTAAGGTCACCTTCATAGACTTTTCGAAACCCTATCTGGCCAAAATATCAAATAGCGAGAATTATAAAAGATTTCTGACCATTGGTCATGGTGCTAAAG ATAATACAGGCAACTTGACGGAGCCCACATCTCCAGCTGCTTCAGTTGCATCGGCAGAAATTGCTGCAGAGTTTGCTGCGCTTACCGTTGAGGAGAAGGAACAGCGTCGCGCCGAATGGAGCCAG gAGCTGGCACGCGTTGAAGAAGAAATCAACACGCTGCGCACGGTGCTGGCATCCAAGACGCGCCATGCATCCGATCTCAAGCGTAAACTGGGCATTACCGTCTGGAAGGAGCTAACCGACGATGTCAATCAGGGCGTCAAGAACCTCAAAGAGAGTCACGT ttaccAATCTATGGAGCAAAGTGTAGGCAGCTTATCTAAAGCCGTACATGAGGCACCGCT tTTCCAACGCACCGAATCTGTGCTCAAGACAACAGGCGAGAAAACAGCATCGGTCTTCAGCACCATTACCGGTGGGATTACATCGAAATTGTCACAAATGAAAAACTCTGATTCGATGCGTTCTATTGAAGCTTCGGTGGGCTCAGCCTATGAGAACGTTAAAGTAAGCTATgaacacaacaattttttgtgccAATCTCATGCg ACGAAAGTGACATCTCGTTCGGGTTCGGTTTCCAGTTTCCCAGATGCTCTAGATGAGAACAACACATCATCGGGAATGAACTCACCCACAGACTCtctaacaaaataa
- the LOC108596285 gene encoding tumor protein D52 isoform X12: MEDHNTGNLTEPTSPAASVASAEIAAEFAALTVEEKEQRRAEWSQELARVEEEINTLRTVLASKTRHASDLKRKLGITVWKELTDDVNQGVKNLKESHVFQRTESVLKTTGEKTASVFSTITGGITSKLSQMKNSDSMRSIEASVGSAYENVKVSYEHNNFLCQSHATKVTSRSGSVSSFPDALDENNTSSGMNSPTDSLTK; the protein is encoded by the exons ATGGAGGACC ATAATACAGGCAACTTGACGGAGCCCACATCTCCAGCTGCTTCAGTTGCATCGGCAGAAATTGCTGCAGAGTTTGCTGCGCTTACCGTTGAGGAGAAGGAACAGCGTCGCGCCGAATGGAGCCAG gAGCTGGCACGCGTTGAAGAAGAAATCAACACGCTGCGCACGGTGCTGGCATCCAAGACGCGCCATGCATCCGATCTCAAGCGTAAACTGGGCATTACCGTCTGGAAGGAGCTAACCGACGATGTCAATCAGGGCGTCAAGAACCTCAAAGAGAGTCACGT tTTCCAACGCACCGAATCTGTGCTCAAGACAACAGGCGAGAAAACAGCATCGGTCTTCAGCACCATTACCGGTGGGATTACATCGAAATTGTCACAAATGAAAAACTCTGATTCGATGCGTTCTATTGAAGCTTCGGTGGGCTCAGCCTATGAGAACGTTAAAGTAAGCTATgaacacaacaattttttgtgccAATCTCATGCg ACGAAAGTGACATCTCGTTCGGGTTCGGTTTCCAGTTTCCCAGATGCTCTAGATGAGAACAACACATCATCGGGAATGAACTCACCCACAGACTCtctaacaaaataa
- the LOC108596285 gene encoding uncharacterized protein LOC108596285 isoform X4, with translation MSSESEPVSLEFIEDSYLPRIDDITTTPSLDELELCPTSDAIYWCDETDQYLRNLTLDDIFYDVDNDYANTLELQAVETEFIAAKLANQTPSMSIAKRFRLKFFAKRSMRDVKVTFIDFSKPYLAKISNSENYKRFLTIGHGAKDNTGNLTEPTSPAASVASAEIAAEFAALTVEEKEQRRAEWSQELARVEEEINTLRTVLASKTRHASDLKRKLGITVWKELTDDVNQGVKNLKESHVYQSMEQSVGSLSKAVHEAPLFQRTESVLKTTGEKTASVFSTITGGITSKLSQMKNSDSMRSIEASVGSAYENVKVSYEHNNFLCQSHATLGRVIKWRY, from the exons atgagcagTGAATCTGAGCCCGTTAGCCTCGAGTTCATTGAGGATTCTTATCTGCCGCGCATAGATGACATCACCACAACACCATCTTTAGATGAACTGGAGCTATGCCCCACAAGCGATGCAATTTATTGGTGCGATGAAACAGATCAATATCTGCGTAATCTAACGCTCGACGACATCTTCTACGATGTGGACAATGATTATGCCAATACGCTGGAGCTGCAAGCAGTCGAAACGGAATTCATTGCAGCCAAATTGGCCAACCAAACACCTTCAATGTCAATTGCAAAACGTTTTCGCTTAAAGTTCTTTGCCAAGCGCTCGATGCGCGATGTTAAGGTCACCTTCATAGACTTTTCGAAACCCTATCTGGCCAAAATATCAAATAGCGAGAATTATAAAAGATTTCTGACCATTGGTCATGGTGCTAAAG ATAATACAGGCAACTTGACGGAGCCCACATCTCCAGCTGCTTCAGTTGCATCGGCAGAAATTGCTGCAGAGTTTGCTGCGCTTACCGTTGAGGAGAAGGAACAGCGTCGCGCCGAATGGAGCCAG gAGCTGGCACGCGTTGAAGAAGAAATCAACACGCTGCGCACGGTGCTGGCATCCAAGACGCGCCATGCATCCGATCTCAAGCGTAAACTGGGCATTACCGTCTGGAAGGAGCTAACCGACGATGTCAATCAGGGCGTCAAGAACCTCAAAGAGAGTCACGT ttaccAATCTATGGAGCAAAGTGTAGGCAGCTTATCTAAAGCCGTACATGAGGCACCGCT tTTCCAACGCACCGAATCTGTGCTCAAGACAACAGGCGAGAAAACAGCATCGGTCTTCAGCACCATTACCGGTGGGATTACATCGAAATTGTCACAAATGAAAAACTCTGATTCGATGCGTTCTATTGAAGCTTCGGTGGGCTCAGCCTATGAGAACGTTAAAGTAAGCTATgaacacaacaattttttgtgccAATCTCATGCg
- the LOC108596285 gene encoding tumor protein D52 isoform X2 — translation MSSESEPVSLEFIEDSYLPRIDDITTTPSLDELELCPTSDAIYWCDETDQYLRNLTLDDIFYDVDNDYANTLELQAVETEFIAAKLANQTPSMSIAKRFRLKFFAKRSMRDVKVTFIDFSKPYLAKISNSENYKRFLTIGHGAKDNTGNLTEPTSPAASVASAEIAAEFAALTVEEKEQRRAEWSQELARVEEEINTLRTVLASKTRHASDLKRKLGITVWKELTDDVNQGVKNLKESHVYQSMEQSVGSLSKAVHEAPLFQRTESVLKTTGEKTASVFSTITGGITSKLSQMKNSDSMRSIEASVGSAYENVKTKVTSRSGSVSSFPDALDENNTSSGMNSPTDSLTK, via the exons atgagcagTGAATCTGAGCCCGTTAGCCTCGAGTTCATTGAGGATTCTTATCTGCCGCGCATAGATGACATCACCACAACACCATCTTTAGATGAACTGGAGCTATGCCCCACAAGCGATGCAATTTATTGGTGCGATGAAACAGATCAATATCTGCGTAATCTAACGCTCGACGACATCTTCTACGATGTGGACAATGATTATGCCAATACGCTGGAGCTGCAAGCAGTCGAAACGGAATTCATTGCAGCCAAATTGGCCAACCAAACACCTTCAATGTCAATTGCAAAACGTTTTCGCTTAAAGTTCTTTGCCAAGCGCTCGATGCGCGATGTTAAGGTCACCTTCATAGACTTTTCGAAACCCTATCTGGCCAAAATATCAAATAGCGAGAATTATAAAAGATTTCTGACCATTGGTCATGGTGCTAAAG ATAATACAGGCAACTTGACGGAGCCCACATCTCCAGCTGCTTCAGTTGCATCGGCAGAAATTGCTGCAGAGTTTGCTGCGCTTACCGTTGAGGAGAAGGAACAGCGTCGCGCCGAATGGAGCCAG gAGCTGGCACGCGTTGAAGAAGAAATCAACACGCTGCGCACGGTGCTGGCATCCAAGACGCGCCATGCATCCGATCTCAAGCGTAAACTGGGCATTACCGTCTGGAAGGAGCTAACCGACGATGTCAATCAGGGCGTCAAGAACCTCAAAGAGAGTCACGT ttaccAATCTATGGAGCAAAGTGTAGGCAGCTTATCTAAAGCCGTACATGAGGCACCGCT tTTCCAACGCACCGAATCTGTGCTCAAGACAACAGGCGAGAAAACAGCATCGGTCTTCAGCACCATTACCGGTGGGATTACATCGAAATTGTCACAAATGAAAAACTCTGATTCGATGCGTTCTATTGAAGCTTCGGTGGGCTCAGCCTATGAGAACGTTAAA ACGAAAGTGACATCTCGTTCGGGTTCGGTTTCCAGTTTCCCAGATGCTCTAGATGAGAACAACACATCATCGGGAATGAACTCACCCACAGACTCtctaacaaaataa
- the LOC108596285 gene encoding uncharacterized protein LOC108596285 isoform X3, with the protein MSSESEPVSLEFIEDSYLPRIDDITTTPSLDELELCPTSDAIYWCDETDQYLRNLTLDDIFYDVDNDYANTLELQAVETEFIAAKLANQTPSMSIAKRFRLKFFAKRSMRDVKVTFIDFSKPYLAKISNSENYKRFLTIGHGAKDNTGNLTEPTSPAASVASAEIAAEFAALTVEEKEQRRAEWSQELARVEEEINTLRTVLASKTRHASDLKRKLGITVWKELTDDVNQGVKNLKESHVFQRTESVLKTTGEKTASVFSTITGGITSKLSQMKNSDSMRSIEASVGSAYENVKVSYEHNNFLCQSHATKVTSRSGSVSSFPDALDENNTSSGMNSPTDSLTK; encoded by the exons atgagcagTGAATCTGAGCCCGTTAGCCTCGAGTTCATTGAGGATTCTTATCTGCCGCGCATAGATGACATCACCACAACACCATCTTTAGATGAACTGGAGCTATGCCCCACAAGCGATGCAATTTATTGGTGCGATGAAACAGATCAATATCTGCGTAATCTAACGCTCGACGACATCTTCTACGATGTGGACAATGATTATGCCAATACGCTGGAGCTGCAAGCAGTCGAAACGGAATTCATTGCAGCCAAATTGGCCAACCAAACACCTTCAATGTCAATTGCAAAACGTTTTCGCTTAAAGTTCTTTGCCAAGCGCTCGATGCGCGATGTTAAGGTCACCTTCATAGACTTTTCGAAACCCTATCTGGCCAAAATATCAAATAGCGAGAATTATAAAAGATTTCTGACCATTGGTCATGGTGCTAAAG ATAATACAGGCAACTTGACGGAGCCCACATCTCCAGCTGCTTCAGTTGCATCGGCAGAAATTGCTGCAGAGTTTGCTGCGCTTACCGTTGAGGAGAAGGAACAGCGTCGCGCCGAATGGAGCCAG gAGCTGGCACGCGTTGAAGAAGAAATCAACACGCTGCGCACGGTGCTGGCATCCAAGACGCGCCATGCATCCGATCTCAAGCGTAAACTGGGCATTACCGTCTGGAAGGAGCTAACCGACGATGTCAATCAGGGCGTCAAGAACCTCAAAGAGAGTCACGT tTTCCAACGCACCGAATCTGTGCTCAAGACAACAGGCGAGAAAACAGCATCGGTCTTCAGCACCATTACCGGTGGGATTACATCGAAATTGTCACAAATGAAAAACTCTGATTCGATGCGTTCTATTGAAGCTTCGGTGGGCTCAGCCTATGAGAACGTTAAAGTAAGCTATgaacacaacaattttttgtgccAATCTCATGCg ACGAAAGTGACATCTCGTTCGGGTTCGGTTTCCAGTTTCCCAGATGCTCTAGATGAGAACAACACATCATCGGGAATGAACTCACCCACAGACTCtctaacaaaataa